The nucleotide sequence TCGAATCTCCCGCCCATCCTGCCAGCGCCACCCATGGTACAGGCCCAGCGCGATCACCATGGCGATGATCAGGAGGTCAAAGGCCGAGAGATACCGCAGGCCCGGCTGGCCGCCGCGCGTCAGCTTGACCAGCAAGGCGTGCCCAAAGACCGCGACGGCCGACACCGGCAGGGCCAGCCGGATCGACTTCAGTTTCAGTTGTTCGACGCGCTCGTCCTGTTCCTTTTCCCGGGAGAAGAAGACCACCATCAGGCAGGTGGCGACCATGACCGAGGCACCGGACCACCGGAAATCCGGGTTATACAGGCTGCCTGCGGCCGTGGTCGCGGCCAGGGTCAGGTAGAGATATTTGAGTGAGTGGTTTTCCATAAGAATCGGGGGTTGGGGGTGGCGACGCGTCAGCCGCGGTCGGTGAAGATGTCCTCAATCGGACACTTGAAGAGTTTCGCGATCTTGAAGGCCAGCGGCAGGCTCGGGTCGTATTTTTCGGTCTCGATCGCGTTGATCGTCTGGCGTGACACGGCCAACTTCTCGGCGAGGTCGCCCTGCGACCACTCGCGCGCAGCCCGGAGTTCCTTGAGGCGATTTTTCATGATGATTCAGCGATAGCGTCGCACTGACCATACCCAGCCGGCGCCGAGGGAAATCAACATCGCTTTCTCCCACACCCCGGGGGTCCAGGCGAAATCCGCCAGTATCCCACCCGAGCGTAACATGCCGGCGATAGTGAGCATGAGGAAGAGTACGAAGAAACCGGCCGCGGCCGCGTCGCTGACAATGCGCTGTTCAAGCTCATCGCGGCGGCCGCGTGTCGCAGAATGATAGCAGTACACGCCGTAGGCAAAAGGGAGCAACGGAGTCAGGGCGAGGGGGACCCTTAGCCAGCCCATGATATCGTAATGTCTGAGCATGCCCCGCGCGCCGACCGCACAGAACGCGTTTAGCAGCACACTCCACAAAAGAAACTTGAAGAAGGGTCGCATCTTTGGCGCGGGAACATCGGGGGTATTGGAGGCGGTGTGCATTCGCTCGATGTAAAGCATCCTTGTCATCTGTCAAGCATGCTTGTCATGCCGATTTGAACCACCCAGGCACGAAGACACAAAGAGTACCCGAACCCTTCGGGCCTTTGTGGTTACTTGGCTCGCTCAGATATGAGGCCCCATCCACCCCTGCGCCTTCAGCCACGCCGTCAGCTCCGCCGCCATCACCCGGTGGTCACGCACCCGCGGGTGCTGCTCCGTCCAATGCTGGAAAACGAAATGGCTGATCGCGGGGTCGGCGGCCTCGAGCTCCCCCACCGCCGCCGCCCACGCTGCGCGCAGTTCCGGGTTCGTCGCGCCGCCCGCCATGCCGCCGCGTAACAGGACGATGTGCGCCGCCGGATAAGCCGCGCGCACGGCCTTGATCAGCGCGACATAAGCTGTCGTGAACCCCGCCGGGAACGGCCGCCCGTTCGCCTGAGTGAAGGCCGCGTCGTTCTCGCCGAGGTTCACGCAAACGACCTCCGGCACCCACACGGATAGATCCGCACGGCGCGGATTGTCCCGCGGGTAGACCTTGTCCCACGCCTCGCCGGCCACCATCGGCACAAAACCCTCGCACAACCCCATCCCGCTCACCGCCATCGCCCGGTGATCCGCCCCGAACGCTTGCGAAGTGAGATAGCCGTAACTCAACGCGTGGTTGTGCGTCCGCCGGTCTTCCCACTGGTCCACGGCACCATCCTCGTTGTTGGCCCCGGCCGTGATCGAGTCTCCGATAAACTCCATGCGAAATCGGTACGCCCGCGGCTCCGGTGCCCAGGCCTGCGCACCGGCCGCCAATTCCACGCCGTGGAAGGCCACCTGCCCGGCGTCGGCTTCCGAGCGCTTGAGGAGTTCCAGCCGGTGCCTCCCCGTCCCGAGTCCGTGCGGGCAGACATACCGGCCGGCCGAACCCGCCACCACCTCGGTCACCCCGTCCACCGTAAGGTCAAAATAGCTCTGCCCCGTGGCCGTCCCGAAAACCACCGCCAGTACGGGGCCCTCAAAATCCACCCTAACCCGGCTCCCGGCCCAGATCAGGACCGGTTGCGACGGATTGGCACGGTCGAGGCGACCTTCGTACTGAAAGGCGGTGGCGGAGGCGGCAAGGGGGGTCATGGCAGGGGCGCCCAGGGCGCTGGCCGCGAAAAAACACATCCCAAGGCCCGGCAAGAGGTGTCGCAGCATCCCGGAGGCGTAGCGGCCCGGCCTCCTGCGGCAAGCTTCGGGTTATGCGGCCTTTATCGGGCTCAAGCCCCCCGTTCCCGGACCGATAAAGGGATGGTACCCTCTCTTCATCCGCATGGCCACCGCCGTCTCCACCATTTCCGACTCCCTCATCCAGGACTCCATCGTGCGCGCCGTCCGCAACGTCTGCGTGACCATGCTCAAGCAGGAGGCCGGGCTGGTGGAGAAATCCACCGTGACCGGCTACGACGGCTTCAAGGAAAAGCCCCATGTCTTCGGCAGCGTGGGGTTCGCCGGGGTGATCGACGGGATCGTGTACCTCTGCATCCCCGACGATTTCGCCCAGGACGCCGCCGCCCGCGTGCTGGGCATGAGCCTGGCCGAGGTCGAGATGACCGGCGACGAGGCCGTCAAGGACGTGGTCGGCGAGATCACCAACATGACCGTCGGCGGCTTCAAGAACGCCCTCTGCAACGTCGGCTTCCCCTGCAAGCTCACGCTCCCCACGATCGTGCGCGGCGACAGCCTCTCCGTGGCCGGCCTCAAGGGCGCCATCCGCCATGTCTTCCACTTCGACTGCTCCGGCCACCGCCTGATCGCGGACATACAACTACGGCAGGATTAACCCGATCTGCCCTCGGAATCAGCCATTCCTATCGCGCCGTAGCCTCGCGAAGGCGGATCGCGGACATCCAGTTACGCCAAGACTAGCCTGATCTGCCCGCGAACACCTCACCCCCTATCGCGCCGTAGCCTGGGCGAAGGCGGATCGCGGATATCCAACTGCGGCAGGACTGAGCGGAAGTAAGAATTAAGAAGTAAGAAGGAAGAAAACGAGCCCGCGCGGCCCCTTTCTTAATTCTTCCTTCTTCCTTCTTACTTCTTACTTCTTACTTCATTTTCTCCAGCTCTTCCCAGCGCGCAAACGCCGTGGAGTGCTCGCGCTCGACCGTCTCCAGACGCGCCTTCACCTCGGCGAACTTCGCCGCCTGCGCCTTGTAGAACGCCGGATCCGCGAGCTTCGCCGCCAGCTCCGTCTGCTCCTTTTCGAGCACTTCGATCTTCGCCGGCAGGGTCTCGAGTTCCTTCTGCTCCTTGCCCGTGAGCTTGCGCGTCGGCTTGGGGGGAACCTCGTCCAAACCCGCGCTCCGTGCGGGCTCCACCTTCGTCAACGCCAGCGCCCGCGCCGCCTGCTTCGCCTTGTCCTGCACCCAGTCCGTGTAACCACCGGCGTAGTCGCCGATGCGGCCGTCGCCTTCGAACACGAGCGTGCTCGTGACGACCTCGTCCAGAAATTCGCGATCATGGCTCACCAGCAGCAGCGTGCCCTGGAACTCCACCAGCAGGTCCTCCAACAGGTCCAGCGTCTCGGCGTCGAGATCGTTGGTCGGCTCGTCCAGCACCAGCACGTTGGCCGGCTTGGTGAAGAGGCGCGCGAGCAGGAGGCGGTTGCGCTCGCCGCCCGACAGCACCCGGGCCGGCGTGCGCGCGCGGGTCGGGTCGAACAGGAAGTCCTGCAGGTAGCTGATCACGGCCCGCGAGCGGCCGTCGATCGTGACCGTGGCGTTGCCGTTCGCGATGTTGTCGGCGACGGTCTTGTCGTCGTCGATCTGCGCGCGCAACTGGTCGAAATAGACGATCTCCATGTTGGTGCCGTGCTTCAGGCTGCCGCCGGTGGGCGTGAGTTGGCCCAACAGGAGCTTGATCAGGGTGGTCTTGCCCGCGCCGTTGGGCCCGAGGATGCCGATCTTCTCGCCGCGGCGGATGATGGTGGAGAAATCGCGGATCACCGGCGGGCCGCCGGCCGTGTAGGCGTAGCTGACGTTCTCCGCCTCGACGACCTTCACGCCGGAGCGCTCGGCCTCGGCCAGCTTGATCGTGGCGGTGCCGGTGCGGTCGCGGCGGGCGCGGGCCTGGGCGCGCATGTCCTTGAGCGCGTTGATGCGGGCCGTCGCGCGCGAGCGCTGGGCCTTCACGCCGCGGCGGATCCATTCCTCCTCCTGGGCGAGTTTCTTGTCGAACAACGCGCGCTGGCGCTCCTCGGCCTCCAGCACCTCCTGCTTGCGCACCAGGTACGTGTCGTAGTCACAGGCCCACCCGGCCAGCCGGCCGCGGTCGAGTTCCACGATGCGCGTGGAGATCCGGCGCAGGAAGGCGCGATCATGGGTGATGAAGAGCAGCGTCGGCTTCTTCTCGAGCAGGAACTCCTCCAGCCAGAGGATGGACTCGAGGTCGAGGTGGTTGGTCGGCTCGTCCAGCAACAGCAGGTCCGGCTGGCCGGCCAGCGCCCGCGCCAGCAACGCGCGGCGCTTGAGGCCGCCCGACAGCGCGGCAAAATCCTGCGTCGCGGGCAAACGGATCGCCGCAATCAGATCCTCCACGCGCACGTCGCGTTCCCAGTCCTCCTCATGATGGTCGTCGTTGGGTCGCAGGCCGCCGTAGACGATGTCATGAACCGTACCGGCGAGATCGGACGGGATTTCCTGCGTGAGCCGGCGGTAGACCGCGCCGGACGGACGGAACACATCCCCGGTGTCGGGCTTCATCTCGCCGACGATCACCTTCATGAGCGTCGATTTGCCCGCCCCGTTGCGCCCGATCAGACAGATGCGCTCGCCCGGATCGACCTGGAAGTTGACCTTTTCCAGGATGGCGGGACCGCCAAAGTGGAGGGTGACGTCGAGCAAAGTGAGGAGAGCAGCCATGGGAACGGGCCAACTTGGGCACCGCCCCCGCCGGGTGCAACCCTAAGCTCAGAGACAAAACCCAATACATTATTGGCCGCAAAAAGGCGCAGAATCCGTCAGTGGATTAAGCTCCCCAAGCGCCTATCAGCGCACGGAAGACTTTCGGGACCAAATAAAAGCATTATTGCGCCTTTTTGCGGCAATCCCGCTTGGTTCGTATCACCCCCGGCGCTCGCCCCGGATCATCGGCCGGTGGCGGGTGCCCTCCGGGGGACCGGAGGATCGTCAGGGCGCTGATCCGAGGGCGGCGATGGGGCGCGTCGTCGCAACCAGGTCGCAACGGCGTGGACGCGTCCCTTATCGACGCAAACCGGTCCGCGATTAAGCGTTGTTCGCCGCCACCGGCGGCCGCGGCCCGAGGATCTCCGCCACCAGCTTCAGCAGGCTCTGCGGGACAAAGGGCTTGGGCAGCACGCGGTCCGCCCCGAGCTGCTGCGCGGATTTCAGAAAATCGAGACCGATCTTCGAGGGGTTGCCCGACATCGCGATGATCCGCGGCCGGAACGGACTTTCCCGCAGCTTCATGATCAGCTCATAACCGTCCAACTGCGGCATCTGGATGTCGGTGACCACCACCGCGACGGCCCGGCGGTGCAGGATCTTCAGGGCGACTTCGCCGTCCGCGGCACTCTCCACCTGGTAGCCGCTGCGCCGCAGATACTCACTCATCACCGAGGCGATTTCCCGGTCATCATCCACGAACAATACGTCCAGGGGCGTGACGGGCAAGCCGGCGCGGCCGGCAGGGGCAGGGCTGAAATCCATGGTCGGCGGGACTGGGAACCACCGTGTTTCGCGCCGGGCGTTTCACCAGTGATAAAAGCGGCCGGGAGATTTTTTGCGTTTTTTTCCCATTCCCCCACCCTGTGGCCATGACCGCTCCCCGTCCCCTCGCCGCCGGTGTCCG is from Lacunisphaera limnophila and encodes:
- a CDS encoding response regulator, whose product is MDFSPAPAGRAGLPVTPLDVLFVDDDREIASVMSEYLRRSGYQVESAADGEVALKILHRRAVAVVVTDIQMPQLDGYELIMKLRESPFRPRIIAMSGNPSKIGLDFLKSAQQLGADRVLPKPFVPQSLLKLVAEILGPRPPVAANNA
- a CDS encoding helix-turn-helix transcriptional regulator, which produces MKNRLKELRAAREWSQGDLAEKLAVSRQTINAIETEKYDPSLPLAFKIAKLFKCPIEDIFTDRG
- a CDS encoding ATP-binding cassette domain-containing protein; protein product: MAALLTLLDVTLHFGGPAILEKVNFQVDPGERICLIGRNGAGKSTLMKVIVGEMKPDTGDVFRPSGAVYRRLTQEIPSDLAGTVHDIVYGGLRPNDDHHEEDWERDVRVEDLIAAIRLPATQDFAALSGGLKRRALLARALAGQPDLLLLDEPTNHLDLESILWLEEFLLEKKPTLLFITHDRAFLRRISTRIVELDRGRLAGWACDYDTYLVRKQEVLEAEERQRALFDKKLAQEEEWIRRGVKAQRSRATARINALKDMRAQARARRDRTGTATIKLAEAERSGVKVVEAENVSYAYTAGGPPVIRDFSTIIRRGEKIGILGPNGAGKTTLIKLLLGQLTPTGGSLKHGTNMEIVYFDQLRAQIDDDKTVADNIANGNATVTIDGRSRAVISYLQDFLFDPTRARTPARVLSGGERNRLLLARLFTKPANVLVLDEPTNDLDAETLDLLEDLLVEFQGTLLLVSHDREFLDEVVTSTLVFEGDGRIGDYAGGYTDWVQDKAKQAARALALTKVEPARSAGLDEVPPKPTRKLTGKEQKELETLPAKIEVLEKEQTELAAKLADPAFYKAQAAKFAEVKARLETVEREHSTAFARWEELEKMK
- a CDS encoding SGNH/GDSL hydrolase family protein produces the protein MTPLAASATAFQYEGRLDRANPSQPVLIWAGSRVRVDFEGPVLAVVFGTATGQSYFDLTVDGVTEVVAGSAGRYVCPHGLGTGRHRLELLKRSEADAGQVAFHGVELAAGAQAWAPEPRAYRFRMEFIGDSITAGANNEDGAVDQWEDRRTHNHALSYGYLTSQAFGADHRAMAVSGMGLCEGFVPMVAGEAWDKVYPRDNPRRADLSVWVPEVVCVNLGENDAAFTQANGRPFPAGFTTAYVALIKAVRAAYPAAHIVLLRGGMAGGATNPELRAAWAAAVGELEAADPAISHFVFQHWTEQHPRVRDHRVMAAELTAWLKAQGWMGPHI
- a CDS encoding chemotaxis protein CheX gives rise to the protein MATAVSTISDSLIQDSIVRAVRNVCVTMLKQEAGLVEKSTVTGYDGFKEKPHVFGSVGFAGVIDGIVYLCIPDDFAQDAAARVLGMSLAEVEMTGDEAVKDVVGEITNMTVGGFKNALCNVGFPCKLTLPTIVRGDSLSVAGLKGAIRHVFHFDCSGHRLIADIQLRQD